AGAAGATATACGAACAATGGTCTATGCTTTTTATGGCAAAGTTCGTGAAGATGAACGTCTCGGATATATTTTCAATGATGTAGCCAAAGTCGATTGGGATTCTCATCTTCCCAAAATGGTGGAGTTCTGGTCTAAGATGTTGTTTCAAACTCAGGATTATCATGGGAAACCTTTCAGGAAACACATGCCGTTGCCGATCAAGAGGGAAGATTTCTCCATATGGTACGGACTTTTTAAAGAGACAGTGGATGAACACTTCGAAGGAGACAAAGCAGAGTTTGCGAAAGATCTTGCCGGCAGGGTAGCCGCGTCATTTACGATCCGCATGGATATGGCCGGTAAGTTTAATCAAGATGAATAAATAAAGGAGAATGTGATGAAATATCGAGTAGCCTTAAGTTTAATTACCTTACTTATCGTTTCAATTTTAATGGGACTGTCGTCCTATAAATCGAATGATAATATAAAAGTTGAACCAGAACCCCAGGAACTGCACACCATCATGCGGCTTTTGATGCTGGACATTCACACCATCAACGAGGGAATTTATACTAAAAATTTTGACTTGATCGAGACCGGTGCGGCAAATATTAACGGTCACGCTGCACTTGCTGATGAGAGCAGACAACTTGTTATGAATACCTTGGGTGACCGAATGGCTCAATTTGGTGAATACGATAACTTGGTTCACAGTTATGCCGATTCTATCCGTGATGCTGCAATCCAAGAAGATATGGGGCGGGTTCTTGAGCAATACCGGATTGTAGAGCAAGGTTGCGTGAACTGTCACGCGGCGTTTCAGGATGAGATTAAAAGCGCACGCTTAATCAGAATGGATTAAAAATGATCTCAACTCAGTGCTGATCATATTACTGTCTATCAATGATCTTCCCATCCAGCAATTGAATCTGCCGGTCAGTTTCAGATGAAAAAGAATCATCATGGGTTACCATGAGTATGGTTTGATCGAACTCGCGCGTTAGGTTTTTCAGCATTTCGAAGACGTTCATGGCATTTTTAGAATCCAGATTACCTGTGGGTTCATCGCAAAAAATAATACGCGGTTCATTGATGAGAGCCCGGGCAATAGATACCCGCTGCTGCTGCCCGCCAGATAACCTATTCACATTCTTTGTTGCTTGATCTGCAATGCCCAGAATATCCAGTTTCTGCATGGCTTTCTCTTCCAGCTCTTCGTGGGTTAATTCACCAAGTTTTAGGCCCGGAAGCATCACGTTGTCTAAAGCCGTGAAATCTGCCAGTAAAAAATGAAATTGAAAGATGAATCCAATCGATTTATTGCGCAGATGAGCAAGCTTCTGATTGGTTAGTGTTTTTAATTCAATCTCATCAAATAATACTTGTCCTTTATACTCACGGTCGAGCGAGGATAATGCATAAAGAAGGGTAGATTTTCCACTACCGGAGGGACCGACAATAGAGGCAAACTCCCCGGAGTAGATCGATAGGTTGATGTCCTTCAGCACATGAAATTCCACCGGTTCGTAGAAGTATTTGTTTAACTCTTTTGCTTCTAATACTTTTTTCACGGCTAATTGGATCTGATAATATTGATAGGGTCAATTTTCGAAGCTTTTTTGGCCGGCAAATACCCGGCAATTCCGGTAGCAACCAGTCCAAAAACAAACGCCATCAGGTAGAAGACGGGATCGAAATTGATATTCAAATACTCTGATGAAACAAAACCTTCAATGTTTGTGGGGATGATGGATGTGATCCACGAGAGTACAAAACCGATCATTAAGCCAAAAATACCGCCAATGAAACCAATGATGAGCGCCTCCTGTAAAAATATATTTCTGATGTCGATATCCGTGTACCCAATCGATTTCAGAATGGCGATGTCGTTCATCTTTTCGTAGATCATCATGGAGAGAATATTGAAAATGCCAAATCCTGAAACCAGAAGTATGGATATGATCACCAGATAGGTTACGATATTCTGGATCCTGAATACGCTGAAAATACCTTCATTTGTTACTTTCCAGTCCTCGGCTGTGTATCCAAATCGTGTTTGAAACTCACTGGCCAATTTACTTGACTGATCCACATCCGCAAGTTTGATATTGATGTTGGTGATATAGTTTCCGGTCACATTCATCAGCTTTTGTGCGTTTCGTATGCTGCTGTAAGCGCGGCTATCATCAAGCTCCCGAAGTCCCGTATTTAGAATACCAACCACTTTCATCTGCAGGGCTACACCTCCGGGCGAAACAACCGTGATATTGTCATTCAGGATCGCACCCAATGATTCAGCCAGACCGGATCCGAGAATGATTCCATTATTCACGGTTTCGAGCCGGATAATGGATCCGCTCACCATATCCTGCTCCAGATCGAACAGCCGATTCTCTTTTCGAATATCCACACCGTTGATGATACCGGACACATCGGCCACGCCAATTTTAAAAATAGCCTGTGTGCTCAGGCTTGGGGAGACACCGGTCACCTCGGGATACGACTCGAGAATCTCTACGATCTGCAAGCCACGTTTCAGTTTTGGCAGCTCATTTTTGCTCTTAATATTTTGCACTGAAATCCACGTCTCATCTTCAGAATAAGCATTTCGAAGAATAGGCGGCGATTTTTGATTCTTATCCTGATAGATTTGAATATGGGCCGTGGAGTTGATGGTCTTCTCTATAAAAAAATCCTGAAGTCCTGTAATTACTCCCGCCTGAAAGATAAAAACGGTTATCCCAAAGGTAACTCCCAGCATCGAGACGATGGTCTGCCTTTTTCTGCTGGTGAGATGCGTGATGACGATCTTTAAGATTGGAAAGCGGTTCATGGCTCAGGTTTTAGTATGATATCTCCCTCTTCAAGACCCGACAGAATTTCGACATAATTCAAATCCCGGATTCCGGTTTCAACTTGTTTGCGGCTGCCATCTTCCAGGATCACTTCATTTTCTTCTGTGACAAACATGACCGGTAGAACCAGAACGCTATCTTTCTTATTGATTTCAATATTGGCCTCCAGTGCCATTCCCGGATACATCGGATATCCTGATGGATCAATTGAGGCGATCACTTTTGCCGTACGTTCTATAGTATTGATTCTTGGGTAGATCACGCTGATCACACCGCTTAGAACAGTGTCCTCAATGGCATCCAATTCGTAGTAAACGGGCTGACCTACTTTTACCATTACAATATCCGTTTCGTCTACCTGCAGTTCGGTTTCAAAATGTTTGGCCGCCCCGATCTCCATAATTGGCCGGTTTCCGGCAATGAGTTCGCCTTCTTTTGGGATGATGTTATACACCCTGCCGTTGATTGCGGAAAGTATTGTATAGTCGCCGGTCAAGCTTTCCTGAGCACTGTAGTTATTGCGGGCATTATCCAGTTCAATCTGAAGTCGTTCCTGTGATTCGTGAAGTTTACTTACTGCAATCTGATAGTTATTCAGTGATGTTTGGTAGCGCAGTTGTGCCCGCTCAAGATCCTGTTTTGTACCAATGCTATCTTCATGAAGCTGACGGAAGCGTTCATATTCAATCGAGTCCTGTTTAAAGACAACCCGCGAATTCTCCACCTGTTGCGAAAGCTGAGTTAAAATATCGGAATCAGGCTGGGCATTTTTACGGGCTAACTCTAACTGATTTTTTGCGATTTGGAGGTTCGATTCATTAGGTTGGTTTTGAAGCTTCACCAATGGAGTACCGATCTCAACTTCCTGACCCACACTGACTAAAATCTCATCCACAATTCCTGAAACTTTACTTGTGATCTCATAGTGATCCATCGGCATCACATTTCCTGATGCGTAAACACCCTGAACCAGATTCAGTTTTTTAACTTGAACCTGTTCCTGTTTTGAACAACCCAATAATGAGAAGAGGAACATCAGTAGTAAGAGGAAAGAATAGATTGCTCTCATATGTTCGTTTTATGCTCTTTCTATAGTATTAAAATACAAGACTTACAGATCAAATATTTAATTACCTGACAAGCTGTGTTGAATTTTATTTCAACTCTTTGATTAGCTAATTTGGTCAGTAACATGACAACCTGAAAAAGGAGCATACTTGAATATCGAAATTAGAAAAATGGCCGATTATATAAGGGATCAATGCATTGAAGCTGCAAGGGATGGCTTCAGAGATGCATCCATAAGTGGTCTTTGTGCAGAAGGAGCAATGGAAGCGGCGATTAGTGCGATGCAGTCACTGGATGTAGATAAACTCATCAAAGAATCTGAGCAGAATGAAGATTGAAACGAAAAGAGTTTACGAAGAGCCTAACGAGTCAGACGGATACCGGATTCTGACCGAACGCCTCTGGCCGCGGGGTGTAAGCAAGGAGAGGGCGGCGCTGGATCGCTGGATGAAAGGGGTGGCGCCGAGTCACGAATTGAGAAAATGGTTCGATCACGATCCGGAAAAGTGGGAGGAGTTCAAGGAGAGATACCGAAGAGAGTTGTTTGGCTCCGAAGCGGTGGAGGAACTGTTGGATCTAATCAAACAGCACGAGACGGTAACCTTTGTCTTCGCCTCCAAAGATCAAACCCACAACAGTACGATGGTTTTGGAGCAATTTCTGGAGGATTTGTTAACCGGTTAGTTTCAGTTATGTATTTCTACCCATCAACTTCACAGATCTCACCGATGAACTCAAGTCTCTGATCGGTATACTGGTGAGTTCAGACCCAGAATTTTTTTATTGTATCAAATCCATTTAAACGTAATCACGTGATTACCTAATCGAAGTATTTCGGCTATAATATTTTTGGAACTGTAATTTTTGAAATATCGACCTTAAGTTTGAAAACAAAACCAGCCCCGTTAGGGTCGACATGTCCGTAGCCCCACAGGTTCACAAGGTGAATCTGTGGGGTAAAAGAGAATCCCTATTTTAATCAGCACCGTAGGTGCGATACAGGATGACTGTCAGGAAAAATATATTCAAAGAATTGAAATCACGATCAAGTGATGTGGAGAGAATTAAATGAGTTACACTCTTACGTGATCTTAATGATTGTTTTAAGGTAATTTTAGTTAAATATCGCCCTTATTTCACAAATAACATTTTATTTGTCTTTACAACATTACCTGCTGTTAGCTGATATAAGTAAATCCCGCTGGCAAGATTGCTCGCATCAAATGTGGTTGTATGCTGACCCTCGTTTTTTGGTCCATCTTCAAGAGTTGCAACGTGCTGGCCCATCATGTTATAGACAACCAGGCTAACTTCGGCCGCTTCGGGCAGATAGTACGCAATCTGAGTCGTGGGATTAAATGGATTTGGGTAGTTTTGATAGAGTATATACTCGGACGGTTGTTCTTCATCATCGGGTTGGTCGCTTTGGTAACCGATTCCATCATAATACCAGGTATAGCCAGAGGTGCCATCACCCTCTGTTTCAGGGTCGAAAATGAGAGCAATACTATTATAGCTAAAATCAGAGTTTGCATCTGAGAGGTCATAGGTTAACTCCACCCATTGTTCACTGACAGGTATGGATTCACTAGCCTCAAAATACTGTTCAGGATTTTCTGAATTCTCAATTCTAAAAAGCAGTGTACTTCCGTCACGCGGTGCCCAAACTTTAAGGGACACACGTTTGGATGTATCGATCTCTTCCGTGAGGGATAACAGACTACCTCCATTTGCTTCACCCGCGTTTTTTACCATCCGGGCTACCTGCTCCGACTGGTTTTCTTCAGATAAATCGGGGTTGGCTACGACTGTACTTTCTCCTCCGCCAAAATTCGTGAAAACATTCGTCCAATCAACATCATGACTATCGAAATCAACGGGCAGTGCTATTTTTTCAATATCATCGTCAACTGTATCATCTCCGGTAAACCCTGTTGCCATTTGGCGGGCATCTACTTCCATTTTGAAACCGTCTGAAAAAGTTACCGTTCTTGAGTTTTCGCCGGCGTTATAAGCTACATAGGTTCGCTGATCATCAGCGTTTCGAAATACCGTGTAGGTAGCAATATTGGCAGTAACAGAAAAATCTACATTCCCAAGCTGCTTCATGTTATGAATCCAGTGCAAATTATGGGCACGGGAGTTGCCGTCAAAGCGATCATAGTTCGGATCGGCTTCAAGTTTACTCAGAGCCAGGTCAGCATCTGCCATGGCGAGATAGTTCCAGAAAATATCCTTCCAAACGGAAATTTCACCACCGCTTGCCGATGCTGCTGCATTATAGTTTTGAACGATATAGTCAGTGTCTCGGGCCAGATAGAATGAACCGCTGTGAACTGGCAGAATATTGATGCCATGAATAAATTCGGGTTCTAGGCCAAACCATGTGGTGTGGTTTCCTTTATTTCCCCAGACAATCCCCAATGCGTTGTAGTTGTAATCTGCCGGAAATACCTCTTCATCCACATCAAACCAGTATTGATCAATGGCGGCTGACTCTGTAGTGTAAAGATAGATGCCCAGATCGCGGATTTCAGGTTGATCGGTCATTTCACCCCAAAGGATGGCCGCCGATGCAAAATTCATCGCCTCAGAGCTTGATTCCTGGTTGTTTCCGTCTCCGAATGCGCCATGCCCGGCAGCCCAAGAGTGACCGGCATAAACATCGAAAGAGCGCAGAAATGGAAACATGTCATCCTCCCGATCCCAGTTGTTGGCATCGCGAATTAAAAGGTTTACCATACCGCCCCAGTTTTCAGAGGCAGCCCAATCCGGATCAAAACGTGCGATGGTGGCCGCACTCATAATGGCATAGGCGTGATGAAAATGATGGTCGTTGATCTGAGTACTTGCCCCATGATCGGAGGGATAGCCGGTTAGCGTGTTCCAGGTTTCGTCATATACAAACTCCTGATCTCCACCGGCAGTGAACCAATTTTCCAGCCGGTTCTTCAGCTTATTGATCAGCTGTTCTTTGGCTTCTTCAGCGTCCTCACCCAGTTGATCGGCAATGTGTATAAGATGGGCAAAGCGCGCCATTTCCTTTCCATTATTATAGGTGGGTCCGCTTCCCAGATTTTCAGACGCTGCTTGCTGTACGAATTGCAGAAGATCTGCTCTGTCGTAGTCACCCAAATCGGGCAGGGAAGGGAGTATTCCCGAAAATTGACGAGCCGTGGTAAATGTATTTCCTGACAGAAGTTTCATTTCGCCACGTGGCGAATTATACGAATATTCGGTAGGCGACTCTTCAACATCAAGCCATTGATGCCTGTAAAGTGCGGTAAGGGTTTCATTCAGGTTTCCTTCCGAATTATCACGGAGTGTTGTTTCAAACGAATATACGCTATTGAGTGTGGCATCGGCTTCATCGTATTGCCAGCTTACCTCTGTATCCGTAACAAATGCATAGGCGCGCTTCCGGAAAAATTCCAGCGTTTCCGGATCGTTATCCGGCAGAACGGCAATTGAAAGGAATGTTTCTCCGTTGAGCGAAGAGCTTAACTGTCCTCCTGTTGTCCACTGAGAGCCCGATGGTGCAAATAAACCGTAATGTTCACCGCCAATGGTTAACCCCAGAACTTCTTCATCCTGGTGCCAAACCGTATGTGATTGATTTAGGTTGATAACCGCGTCACCTCCAGTGATCTCAAAGAATATAAACGGCATTCCGTGCCCAAAGGTAGCAAGCATTTCACGATTACTGTCTTGCCATTCGCCTGTTACGGTCCAGTCACCATATTGAAGCGTTTTCGTATCGGGTGCATTCAGTCCATCTACACCAACTGTCATGTGATTGGCAAATGGAAAAATATAGTCCCGGTCGTTTACAACGGCCTGCGACGTATAGCCAAGCTGCATTCCGGTTGGTGTAGCTTTCATAGCAAGAGGATGCGCGTAGAGAAATGCGGAGTGAGGGTCACCGAAAAAAGGGTAGAGCAGGCTGCTCCAGAAATCGCTTGTCTGAACAGGCTGATTAAATTGATCCGAAAGAAGTGGAAAAGCCGGTTGGCCATCCTGAAGACTCGCTCCCTGCTGACCTGCAGACAGATTTGTGCTGTAGCTGCCTTGTCCTACAGAAACGGTTTGACCCACTGAAATTGATGCAGTAAAAGCCATTAGCAGCAGACTATGAACAAAAAATAGTACGCCCTTTAACTTTTTGACATTGGATTCAGTAGGTAGAGATGAGTTGTAATATCGCATGCTTTTGATCACTGGAAACGTTCAGGAGTGTTAGCAAAATATTACCCGGTTCCACACATTTGTCAGATAATTTGCGGTGAGTATGCAAAGAAACAGGACGGTATTTTTATTAACGTACTTTTATTTCCTATTAAATTAGGGATAGAATGCTGTTAATCAAAAGCAGAGGCGTCTTTTTACATTTTTTGCACAAATTAATTGTTTGAAGATTGAAGCAAACTTGGTAATAAGAATGATCGATTTAATCTAACAAGATGAGGCGGTTGCATTTGAGTCCTTAATTCATACTTAAGTATTCTCAGTATTAGTTTAGCAATCTTTACAGATCAATTACCGAACGCTTTTCATCACTTTTAAAAACCGCATCGATCACATTCATGTTGGCAACGGCATCCTCGACCGGGGTGGGTACAGCAGTATTATTGATAATTGAATGAGTAAACGCATCGACCTGCAGCCGGTATTGATCCACAGAATCAATCTGTATGGTTTTACGTTCCCCGTTTTTAGTAAGGTAAATATAGGCCGGCTCATCACCCGAAGGATTAAAAGGTCTTTCAATTTCGATCAGTCCATCCGTGCCGAAAATGATGGCCCGCTGGTAATCGTGTGTCCGGGTGGAACAGGTGAAGGTAGCCGTTTTCTCTCCAAATGTTAGTATGCCTGAGGCTTTTCGGTCAACACCGAATTGTGGATCTATTTCGAGTTTACCGAAAACACTTTCGGGCTCTGATCCAAACAGAAAGCGTGAGAGTGAGATACAGTAGCAACCGATATCCATCAAACCACCACCACCCATTTTGGGCCAGTTGCGGATATTCTCGGGGTCGTCATTATAGTAGGTAAAGACGGAGTGGAATGACTGAACCGTACCAATCTCTTGCCTCTCTAACAGTGACTGAACTTCTGCCCATTGAGGATGAAAACGGTACATAAAGGCTTCCATTACTTTGAGTTCAGGAAGTTCACGTGTTTTCCGGAGTAATAATTCGGCTTCTTTACTGTTCATGGCAATCGGTTTTTCACACAACACGTGCTTGCCGGCTTCCATCGCCTTTATTGTCCAAGGTACATGCAGATGATTGGGTAGCGGATTGTAAACTGCGTCAATTGTTTCATCAGCCAACAGCTCCTCATAGCTACCATAGCTGAACGGTATATTTAACTCTTTGGCTACACGGTCAGCTTTATTTTTATCTCTGGAAGCAATGGCGTGTACGTTGCCTGTTTTACTTGCCCGTATGGCCGGTATTAAATGATTGATACCAAAATTTGAGGTGCTTAACACTCCCCATTTTATCTGTTTCATATCTGATAGATATTTAAATTCTGACTTTTAACACCAGCACTTTAGGGTAATATCAATATTTTATCACCGGAAGCAACAGGATATAATGCTGTATACCAAAAAAATATGAAATCTTTTAGAAGTAGATGGCTTAACCTTTTACACTAGATTTTTATCTGTAATGTACCGTAAAATGTCCTGGAAGGAGAGGGAATAATTCCCGGACCGGGATAGCCTGTAGCGCGTCGAGTAAAGTAGTTTGCATCCAGAACGTTGTTTATGCCGGCCTCCAGCGTGAAATAACTGTATGACCATGAAAGAGATAAATCCATTATATCGTAGGCCGGTATCTCACCTTTAATACCACTTTGATTGTCGTTTACATTTTGCTCTGCATTTGAGGCATCGGTAAATTGATCAGAAACAAACGTGTATTGAAGTGAACCGAGAAGGTTTCTGTATCCAAATGAAAGGCCGGTTTTTAAATTGATAAGTGGAACAAACTCAACGTTGTTTCCTTCCACACCTGAAATTTCTGAATCGAGATAATCAGACTGTGTTATCGCAGTATTTGCAAAAATATTGAGTCTTGAGCTGGAAGAGTTATTTCCAAATAGCGTCAGTACATTGAGCTCCGCAACACTTTCTAAGCCATACATAAAAGCGCGTCCAATATTTCCTCTGAATCGAACTACTCTACCTGTTTCCACTGATTC
This is a stretch of genomic DNA from Rhodohalobacter barkolensis. It encodes these proteins:
- a CDS encoding acetyltransferase, which codes for MNIEIRKMADYIRDQCIEAARDGFRDASISGLCAEGAMEAAISAMQSLDVDKLIKESEQNED
- a CDS encoding DUF488 domain-containing protein — encoded protein: MKIETKRVYEEPNESDGYRILTERLWPRGVSKERAALDRWMKGVAPSHELRKWFDHDPEKWEEFKERYRRELFGSEAVEELLDLIKQHETVTFVFASKDQTHNSTMVLEQFLEDLLTG
- a CDS encoding ABC transporter ATP-binding protein, whose product is MKKVLEAKELNKYFYEPVEFHVLKDINLSIYSGEFASIVGPSGSGKSTLLYALSSLDREYKGQVLFDEIELKTLTNQKLAHLRNKSIGFIFQFHFLLADFTALDNVMLPGLKLGELTHEELEEKAMQKLDILGIADQATKNVNRLSGGQQQRVSIARALINEPRIIFCDEPTGNLDSKNAMNVFEMLKNLTREFDQTILMVTHDDSFSSETDRQIQLLDGKIIDRQ
- a CDS encoding ABC transporter permease, with the protein product MNRFPILKIVITHLTSRKRQTIVSMLGVTFGITVFIFQAGVITGLQDFFIEKTINSTAHIQIYQDKNQKSPPILRNAYSEDETWISVQNIKSKNELPKLKRGLQIVEILESYPEVTGVSPSLSTQAIFKIGVADVSGIINGVDIRKENRLFDLEQDMVSGSIIRLETVNNGIILGSGLAESLGAILNDNITVVSPGGVALQMKVVGILNTGLRELDDSRAYSSIRNAQKLMNVTGNYITNINIKLADVDQSSKLASEFQTRFGYTAEDWKVTNEGIFSVFRIQNIVTYLVIISILLVSGFGIFNILSMMIYEKMNDIAILKSIGYTDIDIRNIFLQEALIIGFIGGIFGLMIGFVLSWITSIIPTNIEGFVSSEYLNINFDPVFYLMAFVFGLVATGIAGYLPAKKASKIDPINIIRSN
- a CDS encoding glycosyl hydrolase, producing the protein MRYYNSSLPTESNVKKLKGVLFFVHSLLLMAFTASISVGQTVSVGQGSYSTNLSAGQQGASLQDGQPAFPLLSDQFNQPVQTSDFWSSLLYPFFGDPHSAFLYAHPLAMKATPTGMQLGYTSQAVVNDRDYIFPFANHMTVGVDGLNAPDTKTLQYGDWTVTGEWQDSNREMLATFGHGMPFIFFEITGGDAVINLNQSHTVWHQDEEVLGLTIGGEHYGLFAPSGSQWTTGGQLSSSLNGETFLSIAVLPDNDPETLEFFRKRAYAFVTDTEVSWQYDEADATLNSVYSFETTLRDNSEGNLNETLTALYRHQWLDVEESPTEYSYNSPRGEMKLLSGNTFTTARQFSGILPSLPDLGDYDRADLLQFVQQAASENLGSGPTYNNGKEMARFAHLIHIADQLGEDAEEAKEQLINKLKNRLENWFTAGGDQEFVYDETWNTLTGYPSDHGASTQINDHHFHHAYAIMSAATIARFDPDWAASENWGGMVNLLIRDANNWDREDDMFPFLRSFDVYAGHSWAAGHGAFGDGNNQESSSEAMNFASAAILWGEMTDQPEIRDLGIYLYTTESAAIDQYWFDVDEEVFPADYNYNALGIVWGNKGNHTTWFGLEPEFIHGINILPVHSGSFYLARDTDYIVQNYNAAASASGGEISVWKDIFWNYLAMADADLALSKLEADPNYDRFDGNSRAHNLHWIHNMKQLGNVDFSVTANIATYTVFRNADDQRTYVAYNAGENSRTVTFSDGFKMEVDARQMATGFTGDDTVDDDIEKIALPVDFDSHDVDWTNVFTNFGGGESTVVANPDLSEENQSEQVARMVKNAGEANGGSLLSLTEEIDTSKRVSLKVWAPRDGSTLLFRIENSENPEQYFEASESIPVSEQWVELTYDLSDANSDFSYNSIALIFDPETEGDGTSGYTWYYDGIGYQSDQPDDEEQPSEYILYQNYPNPFNPTTQIAYYLPEAAEVSLVVYNMMGQHVATLEDGPKNEGQHTTTFDASNLASGIYLYQLTAGNVVKTNKMLFVK
- a CDS encoding Gfo/Idh/MocA family protein; its protein translation is MKQIKWGVLSTSNFGINHLIPAIRASKTGNVHAIASRDKNKADRVAKELNIPFSYGSYEELLADETIDAVYNPLPNHLHVPWTIKAMEAGKHVLCEKPIAMNSKEAELLLRKTRELPELKVMEAFMYRFHPQWAEVQSLLERQEIGTVQSFHSVFTYYNDDPENIRNWPKMGGGGLMDIGCYCISLSRFLFGSEPESVFGKLEIDPQFGVDRKASGILTFGEKTATFTCSTRTHDYQRAIIFGTDGLIEIERPFNPSGDEPAYIYLTKNGERKTIQIDSVDQYRLQVDAFTHSIINNTAVPTPVEDAVANMNVIDAVFKSDEKRSVIDL
- a CDS encoding efflux RND transporter periplasmic adaptor subunit; the encoded protein is MRAIYSFLLLLMFLFSLLGCSKQEQVQVKKLNLVQGVYASGNVMPMDHYEITSKVSGIVDEILVSVGQEVEIGTPLVKLQNQPNESNLQIAKNQLELARKNAQPDSDILTQLSQQVENSRVVFKQDSIEYERFRQLHEDSIGTKQDLERAQLRYQTSLNNYQIAVSKLHESQERLQIELDNARNNYSAQESLTGDYTILSAINGRVYNIIPKEGELIAGNRPIMEIGAAKHFETELQVDETDIVMVKVGQPVYYELDAIEDTVLSGVISVIYPRINTIERTAKVIASIDPSGYPMYPGMALEANIEINKKDSVLVLPVMFVTEENEVILEDGSRKQVETGIRDLNYVEILSGLEEGDIILKPEP
- a CDS encoding group III truncated hemoglobin — encoded protein: MNKPDIRNKEDIRTMVYAFYGKVREDERLGYIFNDVAKVDWDSHLPKMVEFWSKMLFQTQDYHGKPFRKHMPLPIKREDFSIWYGLFKETVDEHFEGDKAEFAKDLAGRVAASFTIRMDMAGKFNQDE